The following are from one region of the Halorussus rarus genome:
- a CDS encoding PKD domain-containing protein — protein sequence MSKWISVALLVVFISTTAVTTALPRTAAPANEPPLADAGLDQDVTKGATVLLDGSGSRDTDGQIRRYEWSIRTPEGREIDPDCSDCARTRFTPTETGRYRVTLTVTDDDGANSSDTLFVAVSPGTDPSVSLSGPTRPTAGSTANFTADIDAGAAALDYVVWTVDGVPFANHSLSAGQRSDAATKLFPSPGDRTITATVYDVDGQSDAASLETVVSTGPDTPPSWRSRDSDSSVNIAERASPVVDGDAVVTGARPLYGRYDVRLDVSTASVRSITWRNTSSKVGSGTVLRRTWEPGDHKLYAVVMYVDGSQNVATFADGSTTVVVDPKPNVSIESLERFGSISGTVAGSDDYENLDSVRVEVDGETVATTESRVRQRYRSRTGARQSLSFSHYDFTPGKRYRVTVVAIDDRGQTRRTSAYIEPVKEPEIVKSEFVNGPVDSYHERIDPSRYKAHHVMKIDLNGVDEENITINIRHESNKIVEIRSKKHGREKENSLIVNSIWAGQIPKYYQIRIRYQTSFQQVTWEGSKISKFQVTPSKPELRLDVINDGTKNYITRDHGILINASSSFDPDKTDLKYIWKYGATPTKPDNTTAKFRAYERAASIIEDGFDLQTKRNFDFLDYFVPEITSSKVVTEGPYYPGDEVRLRVETDAYHLSKQTYYDDLHVGISTSVQGANVVKWETVKAPKSDHSEPTEYARRYVGIVEIPASALSDQRPSVTVYNKENRRKESEVSFPAVDVFVKDGRYWPDPTLTNLSYRIEKQRTEIVTAESRGERDRYLSKGYKLEEKRHKPEFVLERRVKEQDAKYETVTRNFSSKRIRDIFLASEWSASGTNLREVTRTETETYWRDNVRSEWRDSNRWNGEFTGDTRQVVDPAEHRTDKQYEYEQEIQKTGTRTDWETRTVTVTHTDTHTVTRCHGTFACTEVTETYTYQTYETYRYPTTETYTYTVTRTETYWAPFPTDQHHHFTGKTRQVKIEDETQKTQYEITEKSKYTNLITLYEAERQKQVSPPKYEWKVTLTTDDRRFAVRKANANDGIRLGRSRNKTVWVLNKTETTEFDAPSYEKEENVVGTSGKVTGDVVQRYLNLQTGEIARERIPDQDRIFTYQEAKSRQEIRSDFKYIHQEKSPCEGVSMCSD from the coding sequence ATGTCGAAGTGGATATCGGTGGCGCTGCTCGTAGTATTCATCTCGACTACTGCTGTAACTACGGCACTTCCTCGGACCGCTGCTCCCGCGAACGAACCGCCGCTCGCTGATGCAGGCCTCGACCAGGACGTCACGAAGGGTGCGACCGTCCTCCTCGACGGGTCCGGTTCGCGTGATACGGATGGCCAAATCCGACGCTACGAGTGGTCGATACGGACGCCCGAGGGTCGGGAAATTGACCCGGACTGTTCCGACTGCGCCCGGACTCGATTCACGCCGACCGAGACCGGTCGGTACCGGGTCACGCTCACCGTCACCGACGACGACGGTGCCAACAGCTCCGACACGCTCTTCGTTGCGGTCTCGCCCGGAACGGACCCGTCGGTTTCGCTCTCCGGGCCGACCCGACCGACCGCCGGCTCGACGGCGAATTTCACGGCGGACATCGATGCCGGCGCCGCCGCCCTCGACTATGTCGTCTGGACCGTCGACGGCGTGCCGTTCGCCAATCACTCGCTGTCTGCCGGACAGCGGTCCGACGCGGCGACGAAGCTCTTTCCGAGCCCGGGAGACCGGACGATTACCGCGACCGTCTACGACGTCGACGGGCAGTCCGACGCGGCGTCGCTCGAAACGGTCGTCTCGACGGGACCGGACACGCCGCCCTCGTGGCGATCTCGGGACTCGGACTCGTCCGTCAACATCGCCGAGCGGGCCTCGCCCGTCGTCGACGGCGACGCAGTCGTGACCGGCGCGAGACCGCTTTACGGTCGGTACGACGTTCGATTGGACGTCTCGACCGCCAGCGTCCGTTCTATCACGTGGCGAAACACCTCGTCAAAGGTTGGAAGCGGTACCGTCCTTCGCCGGACGTGGGAACCGGGCGACCACAAGCTCTATGCGGTCGTCATGTACGTCGACGGCTCCCAGAACGTCGCGACGTTCGCCGACGGTAGTACGACCGTCGTCGTCGATCCGAAGCCGAACGTGTCCATCGAATCGCTCGAGCGATTCGGCTCGATTTCCGGGACCGTCGCGGGGTCCGACGACTACGAGAATCTCGACTCAGTCCGCGTCGAGGTCGACGGAGAGACGGTGGCGACGACGGAGTCGCGGGTCCGCCAGCGGTATCGTTCCCGAACGGGCGCCAGGCAGTCCCTGTCGTTCTCGCACTACGATTTCACGCCCGGAAAGCGGTATCGGGTGACCGTCGTCGCGATTGACGACAGAGGGCAGACGCGGCGGACGAGTGCGTACATTGAACCGGTGAAAGAACCGGAAATCGTCAAGTCGGAGTTCGTCAACGGGCCTGTCGATTCGTATCACGAGCGTATCGACCCGAGTCGGTACAAAGCGCATCACGTTATGAAGATTGATCTTAACGGAGTTGATGAGGAAAATATTACTATAAATATACGGCATGAATCTAATAAAATCGTGGAAATTAGAAGTAAGAAGCATGGTCGAGAAAAGGAGAATAGCCTAATAGTCAACTCAATTTGGGCCGGACAAATTCCGAAATATTATCAGATAAGAATACGATACCAAACATCTTTCCAGCAAGTTACTTGGGAAGGTTCCAAAATTAGTAAATTCCAAGTAACTCCAAGTAAACCAGAGTTGCGACTCGATGTCATCAATGACGGAACAAAAAATTACATCACAAGGGACCATGGTATCCTTATAAATGCAAGCAGTTCATTCGACCCCGATAAGACGGATTTAAAGTATATCTGGAAATACGGTGCAACACCGACGAAACCGGACAATACAACTGCAAAATTCCGTGCTTACGAAAGAGCAGCGAGTATCATCGAAGATGGGTTCGATTTACAAACAAAACGGAACTTCGATTTCCTGGATTATTTCGTCCCGGAGATTACGTCAAGTAAAGTTGTGACAGAGGGACCATACTACCCCGGCGACGAAGTACGTCTGCGAGTCGAAACGGACGCCTATCACCTCTCAAAGCAGACGTACTACGACGATCTTCACGTCGGCATATCAACCTCAGTTCAGGGAGCGAATGTGGTGAAATGGGAGACGGTCAAAGCACCGAAGAGTGACCACTCGGAACCCACAGAATACGCCCGCCGCTACGTCGGTATCGTCGAGATTCCCGCATCGGCACTCTCCGATCAGCGTCCGTCGGTTACCGTGTACAACAAGGAGAATCGGCGTAAAGAGAGCGAAGTATCGTTCCCCGCTGTAGACGTGTTTGTCAAGGATGGTCGATATTGGCCGGATCCCACCTTGACGAACCTGAGCTACCGCATCGAGAAGCAGCGCACGGAAATAGTGACTGCCGAATCGAGAGGCGAGCGCGATCGATATCTCTCGAAAGGGTACAAACTCGAAGAGAAACGACACAAACCAGAATTCGTGCTTGAGAGGCGAGTGAAAGAACAGGATGCGAAGTACGAAACGGTGACGAGGAACTTCTCGTCGAAGCGAATCCGCGATATCTTCCTCGCCTCCGAGTGGAGTGCATCCGGGACGAATCTTCGGGAGGTCACCAGAACGGAAACCGAGACGTACTGGCGGGACAACGTCCGGTCGGAATGGCGCGATTCGAACCGCTGGAACGGTGAGTTCACGGGAGATACCCGTCAGGTGGTTGATCCTGCCGAACATCGTACTGACAAGCAGTACGAGTACGAACAGGAAATACAGAAAACCGGTACGAGGACCGACTGGGAGACGAGAACGGTGACCGTTACCCACACTGACACGCACACCGTGACTCGGTGTCACGGGACCTTCGCTTGTACCGAGGTCACCGAGACGTACACGTATCAGACCTACGAGACTTACCGCTACCCGACCACGGAAACGTACACCTACACCGTCACGCGTACAGAGACGTACTGGGCACCCTTCCCGACCGACCAGCATCACCACTTTACAGGGAAAACGAGGCAAGTAAAAATAGAAGACGAAACCCAGAAGACACAGTACGAAATCACGGAGAAGAGTAAATACACGAACCTCATCACACTGTATGAGGCCGAACGCCAGAAGCAGGTAAGCCCACCAAAGTACGAATGGAAGGTGACGTTAACAACTGATGATCGACGGTTTGCTGTTCGCAAAGCCAATGCCAACGATGGCATCAGACTTGGAAGGTCTCGGAACAAAACCGTCTGGGTCCTGAACAAAACGGAGACCACGGAATTTGACGCTCCGAGTTATGAGAAGGAAGAAAACGTCGTTGGAACCTCTGGTAAGGTTACTGGCGATGTTGTTCAAAGATATTTAAACCTACAAACTGGTGAAATAGCGAGGGAACGGATCCCTGATCAAGATAGGATATTCACCTATCAAGAGGCGAAGAGCCGTCAAGAAATCCGATCTGACTTCAAATACATCCACCAAGAAAAATCTCCCTGTGAGGGGGTTTCAATGTGCTCTGATTAA